The proteins below come from a single Fusobacterium perfoetens genomic window:
- a CDS encoding tyrosine-protein phosphatase, which translates to MEQSIIDIHSHILFGVDDGAKNIEESITLLRQAEKLGITDIVCSSHFYLGRYENKDYNKNFEILEDEIKKQGIKIRIYKGNEVALFGDVLSKVENVNTINNSKYVLVELRRGFIFSLYKGFLQKLIDLGYKPILAHIERYPFIKFNEFIELYNMGVIFQMNIKTVKSLTPKMKHFLIEGYVKVVATDVHNTEFRNYELQIYFDELEKLVGESRVKELAYENPKKILNNEDIILVEIEGANDEVTKINSSSGLFKSIWNKLFGRA; encoded by the coding sequence ATGGAACAAAGTATAATAGATATTCATTCACATATATTATTTGGTGTAGATGATGGAGCTAAAAATATTGAAGAGAGTATTACTTTATTAAGACAAGCTGAAAAACTAGGAATTACAGATATAGTTTGTTCAAGTCATTTCTACTTAGGTAGATATGAGAATAAAGATTATAATAAAAATTTTGAAATTTTAGAGGATGAAATAAAAAAGCAAGGAATAAAGATAAGAATTTATAAGGGAAATGAAGTAGCTCTTTTTGGAGATGTACTTTCAAAGGTAGAAAATGTAAATACTATAAACAATAGTAAATATGTTTTGGTTGAATTAAGAAGAGGATTCATATTTTCTCTTTATAAAGGTTTTTTACAAAAATTAATTGATTTGGGTTATAAACCAATATTAGCTCATATAGAACGTTATCCTTTTATAAAATTTAATGAGTTTATAGAGTTATATAATATGGGAGTAATTTTTCAGATGAATATTAAAACTGTTAAAAGTTTAACTCCAAAGATGAAACATTTTTTGATAGAAGGATATGTAAAGGTAGTAGCAACAGATGTTCATAATACTGAATTTAGAAATTATGAATTACAAATTTATTTTGATGAGTTAGAAAAATTGGTTGGAGAGAGTAGAGTAAAAGAATTAGCTTATGAAAATCCAAAAAAAATATTAAACAATGAAGATATTATCTTAGTAGAGATCGAGGGGGCAAATGATGAAGTTACAAAAATTAATTCTTCCAGTGGCTTATTTAAGTCTATTTGGAATAAGTTATTCGGTAGAGCTTGA
- a CDS encoding CpsD/CapB family tyrosine-protein kinase: MSKRGIFFVTDERPEITEAFRTLRTNLAFLREKHDGKTLLFTSSIPAEGKSTVASNYAASLAIAGRKTLIIDCDIRRPRAHESFGIKIEKGLECALTHDEPVKDLIMKDVLPNLDLLPTKNMKNNVTELFLRDKMKDIIGSIKDEYDTIILDTPPLAVASDAAILSRDVDGVVVVVGYDQVAERELKFTKEMLDNAGANIYGFIVNGVEKKAMSYGNYGYYTNYYSYYEEYYNDDNGNKKKRKVHKKPKNKLEAFIYRLKEEYTRHLSGDIKRRR; encoded by the coding sequence ATGAGTAAGAGAGGAATATTTTTTGTTACTGATGAAAGACCTGAAATAACAGAAGCTTTCAGAACTTTGAGAACAAACTTAGCTTTTTTAAGAGAGAAACATGATGGAAAAACATTACTTTTTACTAGTTCTATTCCAGCAGAAGGAAAATCTACAGTGGCTTCTAACTACGCAGCATCACTTGCTATAGCTGGAAGAAAAACGTTAATAATAGACTGTGATATTAGAAGACCTAGAGCTCATGAAAGTTTTGGTATAAAAATAGAAAAAGGATTAGAGTGTGCATTGACTCATGATGAACCAGTAAAAGATTTAATAATGAAAGATGTTTTGCCTAATCTAGATCTTTTACCAACAAAAAATATGAAAAATAATGTAACAGAACTTTTTTTAAGAGATAAAATGAAAGATATTATTGGAAGTATAAAAGATGAGTATGATACAATTATCCTTGATACTCCTCCTTTAGCAGTAGCTTCTGATGCAGCAATTCTTTCAAGAGACGTTGATGGAGTTGTAGTAGTTGTAGGTTATGATCAAGTAGCAGAAAGAGAATTAAAATTTACTAAGGAGATGCTAGATAATGCAGGAGCTAATATCTATGGATTTATAGTAAATGGTGTTGAGAAAAAAGCTATGTCTTATGGAAACTATGGATATTATACTAATTACTATTCATATTATGAAGAATATTACAATGATGATAATGGAAATAAGAAAAAAAGAAAAGTTCATAAAAAACCAAAAAATAAATTAGAAGCTTTTATATATAGATTAAAAGAAGAATATACTAGACATCTGTCTGGTGATATAAAAAGAAGAAGATAA
- a CDS encoding YveK family protein, whose product MERRKYEDYDDYYEEDEIDLADLLFMLIRRWKVIVLVTIPVVMLGFFVASTRPSVYRADTTLMVSSGMQATGLDNSEISMNQKLVVTYSEIAKSRDILRRVITKYDLPENIQELSKAINISVVKDTELIKLSYTCGDSKLAEAVTNEVANEFIQKVSQVMRIRNVAVVERAQEPMQPLPKKRAIILLASIILGGCLGVAMAFLIEALHKKLRKSSDIEKILGVEMLGMIPEVSMNEGKEEVDE is encoded by the coding sequence ATGGAAAGAAGAAAATATGAAGATTATGATGATTATTATGAGGAAGATGAGATAGACTTAGCTGATCTTTTATTTATGCTAATCAGACGTTGGAAAGTAATAGTATTGGTTACTATCCCAGTTGTTATGCTTGGATTTTTTGTAGCATCTACAAGACCTTCAGTATATCGTGCTGATACAACACTTATGGTCTCTAGTGGAATGCAAGCTACAGGATTAGATAATAGTGAGATTTCAATGAATCAAAAATTGGTTGTTACTTACTCAGAGATAGCAAAAAGTAGAGATATCTTAAGAAGAGTGATAACAAAATATGATTTACCAGAAAATATTCAAGAATTATCAAAAGCAATAAACATTTCAGTAGTAAAAGATACAGAGCTTATTAAACTTTCATATACTTGTGGAGATTCAAAACTTGCAGAAGCTGTTACTAATGAAGTAGCTAATGAATTTATTCAAAAAGTTAGTCAAGTAATGAGAATAAGAAATGTAGCAGTAGTAGAAAGAGCACAAGAGCCAATGCAACCATTACCTAAAAAAAGAGCAATAATTCTTCTTGCTTCTATTATACTAGGAGGATGTTTAGGTGTAGCAATGGCTTTCTTAATAGAAGCGCTACATAAAAAATTAAGAAAATCTTCTGATATAGAAAAAATATTAGGAGTAGAAATGCTTGGAATGATACCAGAAGTATCAATGAATGAAGGAAAGGAAGAGGTAGATGAGTAA